In Conger conger chromosome 5, fConCon1.1, whole genome shotgun sequence, the DNA window AATCAGTCCACATCTGTCTTACAATAGCTTTTCAATGATACGTTATCACCTTAAGAAACGGTAGCTATCCACTAGCTTCTTAGCTAACCACAATTTCTGTAATTCAAATTTGTTAGCTGATTTACCAGCTAGCTTTCCCGTAAGTATATTAATGAAGCTAATGTAACACTTAATTGTCGCCGAATGCTTCTATAAAAATGTCCACGGAAACGTAGAAGCCACATCAAAAATGTCCTAGTCACAGCTAGTCGTTATTTCCTGAACAAAATGCTGGAGCTCGACTCCATATGCACCATTTCGTTAGACAGTTTCCTCTTTCTCAAATCTCACTGTGCGTCCCCATAGCTCACGTCATTGCTCTGCGTTTACTGGTGTATTACCGTCATCCTTCATGTGTAGGTACCCAGTGCGCATACTCCGGTGCCAAAAGCGCCAGCTAGTCCAACATGCTCCGTGAATCGGCTTCTCGCGCCATTGAGTACCACCTTGAATGAACTTTGttttcagttatgttttaacagggggggggggggggggggatcactttttcacacagggccatgtaggtctggattttttttctcccttaataataaaaaccttcatttaaaaactgcattttgtgtttacttgtgttgtctttgactaatatttacatttgtttgatgatctgaaacatttaagtgtgacaaacatgcaaaaaaataagaaatcaaagggggcaaacactttttcacaccactgtatatatatatatatatatatatatatgtaatgtgtctttggttgattccattgaatcataaAATGCACGACTTTAcacgttggaaaataaagctcatgtcaataactatattgcttttttagtttacagtatttttttcaatatttatgaaGGGAGtccactgtatttatttatgtggttTTGCATGATTCAGGGGCACACGTTTCAGGAAGTAAACCATAGCTTTTAGGAGGTTccaaaaagagggagaggggatcTTTGGGTCCCATAAATCAAAGAGGAAAAGGTGGAGCCTTTTCACAACAAGAGCAGGACATATGGACaaactttaaaggtacaataggtaatttcggactcctaacatccaaggaattgcagcaacaaacaccctcaaaccacaacactgactTTCCAGTCTATGACtataatgcaaaatataaagCATTAATATGCAGTAGTGTTCTCAttcactgttttggaaagctgacagtgacaaacgcgacagagcctgccgtcttttcgtagtgttgtaagaaaatgttcgccaaaCAGGTGATTttatccatcgcagggcacacacaccattcacccagacccacagccacagccaatttagactctccaatcaacctaacctgcatgtctttggacggtgggaggaaaccagagtacccagaggaaacccacgcaaacatgcaaactccacacagagaggccccagccgactgggatttgaacccaggacctccttgcggtcaggtggcagtgctacccactgtaccatcctaactatggctaatttgcttgttgctactgatagcaaactggtattgttttataactagatatgtagtcttctcTTGGATAATATAGTCACACATATGGCTTCATATGGAATGCTGTCTTTGAAGCATAAGGgtgcacattttcatttgggATTTTGTAATGACTCTACACCATATGCCTGGGGCATATGCACATTCTCTCATATTCAAATCATTCTTCATAAAATGATGCAACTGTATGAATTAAATGTTATAAATTTAAGTAAAATTCCATTccttgctgtgtttgtttatatatattgtttatttatttaacgaaGTGGTTCCCAcctattgaaaataaaaatattcagaaaatatCTTAAAAGTTTACCCCAAAATTGGGAGAAATGTTATTTCTGCCTATTTAGTGAGTTCACATAATACagactaataaaataaaaatgcaaccaCGAGTTACATGTAAATGGtaggaatttatatagcgccttcatccaaagcactgtacaattgatgccacacacacacacacacacacacacacacacacacacacacacacacacacacacacacacacacacacacacacacacacacacacacacacacacacacacacacacacacacacacacggcaattggctgccatgctaggCACCAACCAGGTCATCATAAAAGgattaggtgtctcgctcagggacacttcaacacactgggattttcttttttttgttttagttttttttttttttaagaccaCAAAATAACTCCAGCTGGTTCCTCTCTAAACTGCACCAAATCATATTATGAAAATCAGATATGAACTCTTTACACAATAATCCATATGTCTGGACCCGTCAATTTggcattcaaatgtatttttatacattttaatatattatatagtaATAGAAACTATTGTCTTTGAGCTACTGTACAAGATAAAACTGAAAAAGCTTCTGATTCTGGACTTTAGGCAGTCCGTTAACACTAGGTCCGGAGAAATCAAGTACCATACACCCACTTACCACTGGTCAAAAGGGAGAGTTTACTGCTGACtgattacaaaaatatatacttgtAATCCAAAGTAACAACcggtttattaaaataaatacaggtgCAGACAATGCCATGTTATTCCACTTGAATGAGAAAGTGTGTTTATGTGGAATAACAGGTTAGAGGTTGAAGGACGTACGGAAGTCCCTCTCCCAGTTCCTGTCCCTTTCCTCCCGTCTCCTCTCCGCCCTGCGTCCCAGTGTGGCCCCTCTCTCCATTCGGCCCTTGGAGACCCGCTTCACCGCCTGCGTGTCTTTGGCCTTGAAATGTGTGACGCGGGCCTTAGCGGCAGGGCCGTATCCCAGACCACCCTGGTCCCTCTTCAGCACCGTTTGGACGGGGTTCTTTCGGCCGACTCCCTCGGGTCCCAGCCCCTCCCTCGGGTCCCAGCCCTCACGGAGCATCATGCGGTAGCCGGCACTGGAGGCGGGCAGGCAGTactgtggggtgggagggggtcgACGCAAGCTGAACTGGTGCAGAGTGGAGCTCTGGTGTCTCTCTTCACTCTCGCTGTACTGGGCCCCACACACCGAGCACCACTGGGGTTGAGTGGCAGAAACACTGGAGAGAAATAGAGTTAAAGTTAAAAAGAGATTCAATGCCTGTTCATTACTGCATTGCACAAACATATCCTGCGGTTCACTTTTTCTGCCAATTACTTACCCTAGTTGGCCCGATTATAAAAATAAGTTGTGGTTGACTACTTGTAAATGATGGAAAACCACATCACATGTTTGGAGGTTTATATTTCACTAAACATAATTTCAGTTAAGAGTAGTTCAGCTCTCTATTCTCCATGTTTAGGCAAACATTTCACATACCATTCAAGAGCTGGTGGACAACAGTTGGCTATCTGATATTCACTGCCTTACACAGATTCATAACACCATTGCCCACTGAATACAATTTAGCTGTGTTATTAAACCAAAGTAAGAAGAGGAGGTGCGTCTCAAGACGGAAATCGGTACTGACCTACTTGTGCTTCTGGGCGTGTCCAAACGGACGCCATAACTATCCAGCTCACTCACCACCTCCGTGTGACCCGCTTGATCGGCCAAGTCTCGCGCGTCTCTGCCCTGCGTGTCCACCACCCCGATCCAAGCCGCCCCCTTCTCGAGAAGAAGTCTCACAGCACCGCGCTGCCCCGCATAGCTCGCACACATAATGGCCGTCCAGTAATAATCGTCCTTAAAGTTTATGCTGCACCCGTTCTTCAGCGCCTCTCTGATTCCTGCCAGATTTCCCTCTTGGGCACATTTTAGCAGCCTGTGTCCGTCCCTCTCAGACATTGCAGCACTGGGGCGCGCAGGCTCCCTCCTGCTGCCGCGTACCCTTTCGGAGTCAGCGgtggttcttcttcttctcttttccCTTCTGCACTCTCTTGTCGCACCTCCCTCTGCTATAAGGCTCTGATAGAAATGCTTGGCCTCCTCTCCGCTTATGAGGCTCTGCCTCTCCTGCTGGCTCCTTCCTCCATGGCTTCCCAGCCAGAACCCGGCCGCCTCTTTGGCTGGAGTGAAGTTGATCAGGCTGTTCATGGCTGCACAATGCCGTCACAAACCTTGTTGTGGAGTTGCTCTCATGGTGCAGTGCTCGACAAAAACTCACCTTCACTTCGTGGTTGCACACCCTTAAGGAAAGGAAGGAGGTATTGGATAAGTCACTCAATAGGGAAGTCTTATGCGTTATGTAGCATGTTATGAAATAGAATGGAACATAATAACTTATAACGTTCAAACTTTATCTGGCAGGTTTGCCCAGTTGGGGACATCATGGCAAGGCACATGGCCACTCTCAAATATGCCGCAAACTTGTGGTATTGAAAACCCATGTGCAATTTATTTTGGTTGAAAATAATGCCTATGTTTTTTAAGCCACTTAAGTAAAAAAACTCACATTAAATGGCCTAGACTTCTTTGATGAAATAGTCACGTTAGTTTCTTCAGTCGTTAATTGAATGTAACTTTTGTAGGAAACAAGTCTGACGTTTTTCCTACATCTCCCTTACATTTCCTACAATCTACATTCTGAGCACGAAATGGTATGGTTTCATTTTAAAGACAAATCGCTAAAACCAAGTTAACCTGGGTAAAGTTAAACAACGTAATACAGGCTCACAATCAAGCGCTCACGTTACACAGATGAAATTGTTAGCCAACTGTTAGATAACTTAACTTAGTTAAATTAAGTAAAAGATAGATACTACCGACAGCATGTCGTTTTGAGAGATTACAGAAAATGTAGCAACTGTCACAGTCATGTGGTTTGAACTGAAATTAATCTGTGAACAATTTATATTTTCCAACATTTAATGGTTTGTCCAAAAAACGTTTGCTAGATTGCTACCTTTGCTAAAATGTAGTCGCTAAACACAGCTGACAAGCTAACAATTTCACATACCTGACTCGGTTGGCCAAGTCAATCTACTTTTGGTGAGAACCGAACATTGCAGCATGTAAACCACATTAAACGGATTTAACAAagatataaaacacaaaaacacaattcaACCGAAACCAGCTATCTTATCTTCCAAAGTGAATGCAGTGGAGCAGTTTGATGACGACAGGACTGAGCATCTGACGTTTATTTCGTGCGCAACACGTAGGCCCTGTCGAGATCATCGAGTGTATAAGAACATAGAGTTCagtggctgtgttcgaaacgGTTCACTATTCACGAATTACAAATCCCTAACAAGTGAATGTCCATATATTGTGAATTCGGACAGAGGACGTCTTCTTTTGCAATCGAATAGCATCATCACGTAGGCTGCGCGCGGCAACAAACATTACTTTGTAAGATTACAaaaaaaagcatctcagaatgcacaatacATCGAACATTGAtatggatgggctacaacagcagaaaaccagatccgattccacttctgtcagccaagaataGAAAGCTGAggcatggaacagaatctcaaaataatgttttctaaatcctgtggaatccatgccagtaagaattgaggctgtttttagagcaaagggaggccctacccagtatttgcatagtgttcctaataaagtgcttattgagtgtgtgtatgtatatattatgGATGTGTTCCAGGGCTCAGCCAAGGGAAGGAGCACCCAGGGTTGAGAGACTTTGGGGAGATGTTTGGAGGGGCATTACCAATACATATTCTCTCTTTTCGGTTTTTTTGGGAATAATAGCGCCCTTGATCCGGACAATGAAATGCACATATGGGCACTCcattgtatttaaatatttaaatgtggaAAATCTGCACTATTGGTTTTGAAAACCATGCACTCAGTTTCCCAATCTGTACCTTCTGTTTTATAAACGGATTTTCATGTTAAAATATGGAGGGGGCTATTTGAGGACacttgtttattttctgaactGAGCCTTCATGCGATTAGGCCTATCATGGGATTACGTTTAGGCCCTAATTTTTTAAGATCTTGTGTTTTTAGCCTTTTTAATATACAGATGATCAAAATGACCACACTTTTGGTTTTATTGTTCAATATTGTGTTGAATAATGATACTTAATTCCTTTGAGACacttaatgttaatgtaaatttCACATTTATGTTTATCGgttaattgttttcattttttatttaatgtttatttcagtagggacaatgccaagagacatagcatcattactgccagtttacaccaggttcatgtagctgatgttctgcatacaTAGATTATAGCTATTGCTATTTTCTAACTCCCATACCTAGTTAgccttttttatgaaaaatattcaaaataagaCGGAAAGTGTTAAATGAATGATGTTACGAAATATACACttgaaatacaaacattcaatagatacacacacatatcacatttttacaaaaaaaggaTACATGCATGttatttattacaaataaaaggtagtagaaaagtatttaataaGAAGCTAACTTCATATGATGACTAAAAATGCGAGcagctctgtttttgtttcagccgACACTTAAATTATTAGTGATAGCTTTTATTTCTATTGGCAAGGAATTCCAGAGGTGAGCACCCTTTATTGACATTGGTGGTCCTGCAATGTCTAATTTTACAGTTACCACTGGTTGTACCCCTGGTAATCCTGTTCCCCCCAATCTACTGATGAATTACTAAGTGTATCTGGTGCTAGACCATtcaagcatttaaaaatgtatttaaggtAAGAAAACTGTATAAAACTTTAAAGACTTAATAAGTTGTAATGCTTCAGTATAAGACAGTGATGCCATCTCTGTGGCTTTTTATCCATTATttttataatacaaataattcattttaatgacaACATCAGATACTTGGCTCCATGTTGTTATACAGTAAGAGATTTGATGTTTATGATGGAAATTTGGATTTTGGATCATTGAATCTCTTGTTGGCTACCAAGCCAATGCATATTCCCGTGTCATCTTCAGCAAGAGCTAGGCCTACAGGACAGCCATGTTATGGTATACCAGGAGTGGTATACAGGAGTGAAATTGGCATGATTTGGCAAggagactctctcacacacacaaacaatttgttatgaaattattttatgcaACTAATATAAAAATGAGATGTATAGGGCTGAAAAAACCCCTGTTTGCCACCCCTGATCATCCTGGCTCTGACTCATTCTATGTTCAGCGATAGCATGTACAAAGAATGTATCTCTAACACTGACATTTAGCTTGCATCATGTTTGGTAGGCACTGCTCAGTTTCTCTCATATAtaccaaaatatacagtatacagtacttaGTCATCTTAtgattcaaatagtttttttctcacaaaaatCTACCATCTAAGCCAGCTTGTCATCCTTGTTTTTAGCTGAGAGCACCCTTTAAGATCATGTTCTAGCCCATAGAGACTGATGTGATATGTTTCCTCTGAATGCATACATGCCCATTTCTCCTTTGACTGTTATAACATTTGCTGCTCCTCTTCTGATTGGACAAGGATCCACACCAGtaattactgtatattcagTACTCTCTTAAGCCTCATCAAAACTTAATGTTTTGAAGTGCACATGCAAAGtggaaaataaacatgattCAAACATTAAATCCTATGTGTGTAATCAAATGTCTTATGTCATTCATGAACTTGGGgataaataagaataaaaataagcaaTCCTATAGGGActtgtgcatt includes these proteins:
- the gpank1 gene encoding G patch domain and ankyrin repeat-containing protein 1 — translated: MNSLINFTPAKEAAGFWLGSHGGRSQQERQSLISGEEAKHFYQSLIAEGGATRECRREKRRRRTTADSERVRGSRREPARPSAAMSERDGHRLLKCAQEGNLAGIREALKNGCSINFKDDYYWTAIMCASYAGQRGAVRLLLEKGAAWIGVVDTQGRDARDLADQAGHTEVVSELDSYGVRLDTPRSTSSVSATQPQWCSVCGAQYSESEERHQSSTLHQFSLRRPPPTPQYCLPASSAGYRMMLREGWDPREGLGPEGVGRKNPVQTVLKRDQGGLGYGPAAKARVTHFKAKDTQAVKRVSKGRMERGATLGRRAERRREERDRNWERDFRTSFNL